Proteins co-encoded in one Cricetulus griseus strain 17A/GY chromosome 1 unlocalized genomic scaffold, alternate assembly CriGri-PICRH-1.0 chr1_1, whole genome shotgun sequence genomic window:
- the Myl7 gene encoding myosin regulatory light chain 2, atrial isoform isoform X2 yields the protein MGTPHATGAPSPPGQEIYSAATPGKWGEAPASRAVILQASRKAGTRGKAAATKQAQRGSSNVFSMFEQAQIQEFKEAFSCIDQNRDGIICKSDLKETYSQLGRVSVPEEELDAMLQEGKGPINFTVFLTLFGEKLNGTDPEEAILSAFRMFDPSGQGVVNKDEFKQLLLTQADKFSPAEVEQLFALTPMDLAGNIDYKSLCYIITHGDEKEE from the exons ATGGGGACTCCACAcgccacaggtgctcccagcccACCAGGGCAGGAGATCTATTCCGCTGCTACCCCTGGAAAATGGGGAGAGGCCCCTGCAAGCCGAGCAGTCA TATTACAGGCCAGCAGAAAGGCTGGGACCCGAGGCAAGGCTGCAGCCACCAAGCAGGCCCAACGTGGCTCTTCCAATGTCTTCTCAATGTTCGAACAAGCCCAGATCCAGGAATTCAAGGAA GCCTTCAGCTGCATTGACCAGAATCGAGATGGTATCATCTGCAAGTCAGACTTGAAGGAGACCTATTCCCAGCTTG GGAGGGTAAGTGTCCCAGAGGAGGAGCTGGATGCCATGCTGCAGGAAGGAAAGGGCCCCATCAACTTCACTGTCTTCCTCACACTCTTTGGGGAGAAACTCAATG GGACCGACCCTGAGGAAGCCATCCTGAGTGCTTTCCGAATGTTTGACCCCAGCGGCCAGGGGGTGGTGAACAAGGATGA GTTCAAGCAGCTTCTCCTGACCCAGGCAGACAAGTTCTCTCCTGCTGAG GTAGAACAGCTGTTTGCCCTGACACCTATGGACCTGGCAGGCAACATCGACTACAAGTCCCTCTGCTATATCATCACCCATGGGGATGAGAAAGAGGAGTAA
- the Pold2 gene encoding DNA polymerase delta subunit 2 isoform X1 → MMLLSLDTAAWTEQARNAAMFSEQAAQRAHTLLSPPSASNATFARVPVATYTNSSQPFRLGERSFSRQYAHIYATRLIQMRPFLESRAQQHWGSGVGVKKLCELQPGEQCCVVGTLFKAMPLQPSILREISEEHNLIPQPPRSKYIHPDDELVLEDELQRIKLKGTIDVSKLVTGTVLAVFGSVRDDGRFQVEDHCFADLAPQKPVPPLDTDRFVLLVSGLGLGGGGGESLLGTQLLVDVVTGQLGDEGEQCSAAHVSRVILAGNLLSHNTQSRDSINKAKYLTKKTQAASVEAVKMLDEILLQLSASVPVDVMPGEFDPTNYTLPQQPLHPCMFPLATAYSTLQLVTNPYQATIDGVRFLGTSGQNVSDIFRYSSMEDHLEILEWTLRVRHISPTAPDTLGCYPFYKTDPFIFPECPHVYFCGNTPSFGSKIIRGPEDQVVLLVAVPDFSSTQTACLVNLRSLACQPISFSGFGAEHDDLGDLGLGP, encoded by the exons A TGATGCTCCTTAGCCTGGACACAGCGGCGTGGACAGAACAAGCCAGGAACGCTGCCATGTTCTCAGAGCAGGCAGCACAGAGGGCCCACACTCTGCTCTCCCCACCATCAGCCAGCAATGCCACCTTTGCCCGGGTGCCTGTGGCAACTTATACCAACTCCTCACAGCCTTTTCGACTGGGAGAGCGCAGCTTTAGCAGACAGTATGCTCATATTTATGCCACCCGCCTCATCCAGATGAGACCCTTCCTGGAGAGCCGGGCCCAGCAGCACTGGG GCAGTGGAGTCGGAGTGAAGAAGTTGTGTGAGCTGCAGCCTGGGGAACAGTGCTGTGTGGTGGGCACACTATTCAAAGCCATGCCACTCCAGCCCTCCATCCTGCGGGAGATCAGCGAGGAG CACAACCTGATCCCCCAGCCTCCTCGGAGCAAATACATCCACCCGGATGATGAGCTGGTCTTAGAAGATGAATTGCAGCGTATCAAACTGAAAGGCACCATCGATGTGTCGAAATTGGTCACAG GAACCGTCTTGGCAGTGTTTGGCTCCGTGAGAGACGATGGCAGGTTtcaggttgaggaccactgctttGCTGATTTGGCTCCACAGAAGCCTGTACCCCCACTTGACACAGACAG GTTTGTGTTGCTGGTATCCGGGCTGGGCCTGGGCGGAGGTGGCGGTGAGAGCCTCCTGGGCACCCAGCTGCTGGTGGATGTGGTGACAGGACAGCTTGGGGACGAAGGAGAACAGTGTAGTGCTGCCCATGTCTCTCGAGTCATCCTTGCAGGCAACCTCCTCAGCCACAATACCCAGAGCAGAGATTCTATCAACAAG GCCAAGTACCTCACCAAGAAAACCCAGGCAGCCAGCGTGGAAGCAGTCAAAATGCTGGATGAGATCCTGCTGCAATTGAGT GCCTCAGTACCTGTGGATGTGATGCCAGGTGAATTTGATCCAACCAACTATACACTCCCACAGCAGCCACTGCACCCCTGCATGTTCCCACTGGCCACTGCCTATTCCACACTGCAGCTGGTCACCAACCCGTACCAAGCCACCATCGATGGAGTAAG ATTCCTGGGGACGTCTGGACAGAACGTGAGTGACATCTTCCGGTACAGCAGCATGGAAGACCACTTAGAGATCCTAGAGTGGACCCTGCGGGTCCGTCACATCAGCCCCACGGCTCCAGACACCCTAG GGTGTTACCCCTTCTACAAAACCGACCCGTTCATCTTTCCGGAGTGCCCCCATGTCTACTTCTGTGGCAACACCCCCAGCTTTGGCTCCAAAATCATCCGAG GTCCTGAGGACCAGGTGGTACTGTTGGTGGCCGTTCCTGACTTTAGTTCCACACAGACTGCCTGCCTGGTGAACCTGCGCAGCCTGGCCTGCCAGCCTATCAGCTTTTCAGGCTTTGGAGCAGAACATGACGACCTGGGAGACCTGGGGCTGGGTCCCTGA
- the Pold2 gene encoding DNA polymerase delta subunit 2 isoform X2: MLLSLDTAAWTEQARNAAMFSEQAAQRAHTLLSPPSASNATFARVPVATYTNSSQPFRLGERSFSRQYAHIYATRLIQMRPFLESRAQQHWGSGVGVKKLCELQPGEQCCVVGTLFKAMPLQPSILREISEEHNLIPQPPRSKYIHPDDELVLEDELQRIKLKGTIDVSKLVTGTVLAVFGSVRDDGRFQVEDHCFADLAPQKPVPPLDTDRFVLLVSGLGLGGGGGESLLGTQLLVDVVTGQLGDEGEQCSAAHVSRVILAGNLLSHNTQSRDSINKAKYLTKKTQAASVEAVKMLDEILLQLSASVPVDVMPGEFDPTNYTLPQQPLHPCMFPLATAYSTLQLVTNPYQATIDGVRFLGTSGQNVSDIFRYSSMEDHLEILEWTLRVRHISPTAPDTLGCYPFYKTDPFIFPECPHVYFCGNTPSFGSKIIRGPEDQVVLLVAVPDFSSTQTACLVNLRSLACQPISFSGFGAEHDDLGDLGLGP, translated from the exons ATGCTCCTTAGCCTGGACACAGCGGCGTGGACAGAACAAGCCAGGAACGCTGCCATGTTCTCAGAGCAGGCAGCACAGAGGGCCCACACTCTGCTCTCCCCACCATCAGCCAGCAATGCCACCTTTGCCCGGGTGCCTGTGGCAACTTATACCAACTCCTCACAGCCTTTTCGACTGGGAGAGCGCAGCTTTAGCAGACAGTATGCTCATATTTATGCCACCCGCCTCATCCAGATGAGACCCTTCCTGGAGAGCCGGGCCCAGCAGCACTGGG GCAGTGGAGTCGGAGTGAAGAAGTTGTGTGAGCTGCAGCCTGGGGAACAGTGCTGTGTGGTGGGCACACTATTCAAAGCCATGCCACTCCAGCCCTCCATCCTGCGGGAGATCAGCGAGGAG CACAACCTGATCCCCCAGCCTCCTCGGAGCAAATACATCCACCCGGATGATGAGCTGGTCTTAGAAGATGAATTGCAGCGTATCAAACTGAAAGGCACCATCGATGTGTCGAAATTGGTCACAG GAACCGTCTTGGCAGTGTTTGGCTCCGTGAGAGACGATGGCAGGTTtcaggttgaggaccactgctttGCTGATTTGGCTCCACAGAAGCCTGTACCCCCACTTGACACAGACAG GTTTGTGTTGCTGGTATCCGGGCTGGGCCTGGGCGGAGGTGGCGGTGAGAGCCTCCTGGGCACCCAGCTGCTGGTGGATGTGGTGACAGGACAGCTTGGGGACGAAGGAGAACAGTGTAGTGCTGCCCATGTCTCTCGAGTCATCCTTGCAGGCAACCTCCTCAGCCACAATACCCAGAGCAGAGATTCTATCAACAAG GCCAAGTACCTCACCAAGAAAACCCAGGCAGCCAGCGTGGAAGCAGTCAAAATGCTGGATGAGATCCTGCTGCAATTGAGT GCCTCAGTACCTGTGGATGTGATGCCAGGTGAATTTGATCCAACCAACTATACACTCCCACAGCAGCCACTGCACCCCTGCATGTTCCCACTGGCCACTGCCTATTCCACACTGCAGCTGGTCACCAACCCGTACCAAGCCACCATCGATGGAGTAAG ATTCCTGGGGACGTCTGGACAGAACGTGAGTGACATCTTCCGGTACAGCAGCATGGAAGACCACTTAGAGATCCTAGAGTGGACCCTGCGGGTCCGTCACATCAGCCCCACGGCTCCAGACACCCTAG GGTGTTACCCCTTCTACAAAACCGACCCGTTCATCTTTCCGGAGTGCCCCCATGTCTACTTCTGTGGCAACACCCCCAGCTTTGGCTCCAAAATCATCCGAG GTCCTGAGGACCAGGTGGTACTGTTGGTGGCCGTTCCTGACTTTAGTTCCACACAGACTGCCTGCCTGGTGAACCTGCGCAGCCTGGCCTGCCAGCCTATCAGCTTTTCAGGCTTTGGAGCAGAACATGACGACCTGGGAGACCTGGGGCTGGGTCCCTGA